A section of the Streptomyces sp. SLBN-118 genome encodes:
- a CDS encoding LPXTG cell wall anchor domain-containing protein — MTKKTRIRVARIAAGAVIAAGASLTAAGAASAVGVDINVGPLEVRANGNANGVDAGIGVDDLDPTPTDPVPTEPNDPGPTDPVPTDPVPTDPIPTEPTDPGPTGKPTDKPTGKPDKPGKPDKPGKPTSDPSEDPSEDPGNGGSGNDNNPNGGSDNTDTDSAGSQPVEQGKAKEELAETGAAETTFLLIGAATMIAGGIGFRMLPRLVGGGRTAV; from the coding sequence ATGACGAAGAAGACGCGGATCCGTGTAGCGCGTATAGCGGCCGGCGCGGTGATCGCCGCCGGTGCGTCGCTGACCGCCGCGGGCGCCGCCTCAGCCGTCGGTGTCGACATCAACGTGGGTCCTCTCGAGGTGCGGGCCAACGGCAACGCCAACGGCGTTGACGCCGGTATCGGTGTGGACGACCTGGACCCGACCCCGACCGACCCGGTTCCGACGGAGCCGAACGACCCGGGCCCGACGGACCCCGTCCCCACTGACCCGGTCCCCACCGACCCGATTCCCACGGAGCCGACCGACCCGGGCCCGACGGGCAAGCCCACCGACAAGCCCACTGGAAAGCCCGACAAGCCTGGCAAGCCCGACAAGCCCGGCAAGCCGACCAGTGACCCGTCCGAGGACCCCTCCGAGGACCCGGGCAACGGTGGCTCCGGTAACGACAACAACCCCAACGGTGGCTCGGACAACACCGACACCGACAGTGCCGGCTCCCAGCCGGTCGAGCAGGGCAAGGCCAAGGAGGAGCTGGCGGAGACCGGTGCCGCCGAGACCACCTTCCTGCTCATCGGTGCCGCGACGATGATCGCCGGTGGCATCGGCTTCCGTATGCTGCCGCGCCTCGTCGGTGGTGGCCGCACCGCCGTCTGA
- a CDS encoding serine/threonine-protein kinase produces MRPVGSKYLLEEPLGRGATGTVWRASQRETAGAEAAVAGQPGETVAIKVLKEELANDADVVMRFLRERSVLLRLTHPNIVRTRDLVVEGDLLALVMDLVDGPDLHRYIRENGPLTPVAASLLTAQIADALAASHADGVVHRDLKPANVLLKTDADGQMHPMLTDFGIARLADSPGLTRTHEFVGTPAYVAPESAEGRPQTSAVDIYGAGILLYELVTGRPPFAGGTALEVLQRHLSEEPRRPTTVPEPLWTVIERCLRKEPAERPSAENLARGLRTVSAGIGVHSSAAQVEAALGVAVLLAPDPAPAQVPQVPGASDATQVLPGNAGSYDPNAATSVMQQTGNPQSGNQQQGADPTAVMPPLPPGRPGPEDPHPWQSQLQAARDRNEQTQVQYLDPSQDPLRRRPQRQQQRPQQPPMHPQQQYAPQPQPQRRRPQRQQYAPPPQQQQYAPPQPPPQQPAPRQPGPPRQRSSNPMRIPGLGCLKGCLFTLVLLFVAGWLIWELTPLQGWVAQGKSYWEAIGDAVTKVSDWISELGGAPDTPQTPTTGQ; encoded by the coding sequence TGCGGCCGGTAGGCAGCAAGTACCTGCTCGAGGAGCCCCTCGGGCGCGGCGCCACGGGCACCGTCTGGCGAGCGAGCCAGCGCGAGACCGCGGGCGCCGAGGCGGCCGTGGCCGGCCAGCCCGGCGAGACCGTCGCGATCAAGGTCCTCAAGGAGGAACTGGCGAACGACGCGGACGTGGTGATGCGCTTCCTGCGCGAGCGCTCCGTCCTGCTCCGCCTGACCCACCCGAACATCGTGCGCACCCGCGACCTGGTCGTCGAGGGCGATCTCCTCGCGCTGGTCATGGACCTCGTCGACGGCCCCGACCTGCACCGTTACATCCGCGAGAACGGCCCTCTCACCCCGGTCGCCGCCTCCCTGCTGACCGCCCAGATCGCCGACGCGCTCGCCGCCAGCCATGCCGACGGCGTCGTCCACCGCGACCTCAAGCCCGCGAACGTCCTGCTCAAGACCGACGCCGACGGCCAGATGCACCCGATGCTGACCGACTTCGGCATCGCGCGCCTCGCGGACTCCCCGGGCCTGACCCGTACGCACGAATTCGTCGGCACGCCCGCGTATGTCGCGCCGGAGTCGGCCGAGGGCCGCCCGCAGACGTCCGCCGTCGACATCTACGGCGCGGGCATTCTGCTGTACGAACTGGTCACCGGCAGGCCCCCGTTCGCGGGCGGCACCGCGCTCGAAGTGCTCCAGCGACACCTGAGCGAGGAGCCCCGCCGCCCCACCACCGTCCCCGAGCCGCTGTGGACGGTCATAGAGCGCTGTCTGCGCAAGGAGCCCGCCGAGCGGCCCAGCGCCGAGAACCTGGCCCGCGGGCTGCGCACGGTCTCGGCGGGTATCGGGGTGCACTCGTCCGCCGCGCAGGTCGAGGCCGCGCTCGGCGTTGCCGTGCTGCTCGCCCCCGACCCCGCGCCCGCCCAGGTCCCGCAGGTTCCCGGGGCCTCCGACGCTACGCAGGTCCTGCCGGGCAATGCCGGTTCGTACGACCCCAACGCGGCGACCAGCGTCATGCAGCAGACCGGTAATCCGCAGTCCGGCAACCAGCAGCAGGGCGCCGACCCGACCGCGGTCATGCCGCCCCTCCCGCCCGGTCGGCCGGGCCCGGAGGACCCGCACCCCTGGCAGTCCCAGCTGCAGGCGGCCCGCGACCGCAACGAACAGACGCAGGTCCAGTACCTCGACCCGAGCCAGGACCCGCTGCGCCGCCGCCCGCAGCGCCAGCAGCAGCGGCCCCAGCAGCCGCCGATGCACCCGCAGCAGCAGTACGCGCCCCAGCCCCAGCCCCAGCGCCGCCGGCCGCAGCGGCAGCAGTACGCCCCGCCGCCGCAGCAACAGCAGTACGCGCCTCCGCAGCCGCCGCCCCAGCAGCCCGCACCGCGTCAGCCGGGGCCGCCGCGCCAGCGCAGCTCCAACCCGATGCGGATCCCCGGCCTCGGATGCCTCAAGGGCTGCCTGTTCACGCTGGTCCTGCTCTTTGTTGCGGGCTGGCTGATCTGGGAGCTGACACCGCTCCAGGGCTGGGTCGCCCAGGGCAAGAGCTACTGGGAGGCGATCGGCGACGCCGTCACGAAGGTGTCGGACTGGATCTCTGAACTCGGCGGCGCTCCGGACACTCCGCAGACCCCCACTACGGGGCAGTAG
- a CDS encoding serine/threonine-protein kinase, producing MARNIGSRYAAHQILGRGSAGTVWLGEGPEGPVAIKLLREDLASDQELVGRFVQERTALLALDHPKVVGVRDLVVDGNDLALVMDLVRGTDLRTRLDRERRLAPEAAVAIIADVAEGLAAAHAAGIVHRDVKPENILLDMEGPLGPAGAHPALLTDFGVAKLIDTPRRTKATRIIGTPDYLAPELVEGLPPRAAVDIYALATVLYELLAGFTPFGGGHPGAVLRRHVTETVVPLPGVPDELWQLVVQCLAKAPASRLRASELAGRLHELLPLLAGMPPLDVDEPDAEPTPESYEDLAPATSGEPRRRGAVPLVPGAAPADSNRDTHTSMRVPAPDELAGGARGTARAPRTPGQRRPGSARHKSDAVRKRRITLGVAALAVAAAVGVGGWLATSDDGGEAPPQDSKQSSPAEP from the coding sequence TTGGCACGGAATATCGGCAGCCGCTACGCGGCCCACCAGATCCTGGGGCGGGGCAGCGCCGGCACGGTGTGGCTCGGCGAGGGCCCCGAAGGGCCCGTCGCCATCAAGCTGTTGCGCGAGGACCTGGCGTCCGACCAGGAGCTGGTCGGACGCTTCGTACAGGAACGCACCGCCCTGCTCGCACTCGACCACCCCAAGGTCGTCGGAGTCCGCGACCTGGTCGTCGACGGCAACGACCTCGCCCTCGTCATGGACCTCGTACGCGGCACGGATCTGCGCACCCGCCTCGACCGCGAGCGCCGCCTCGCCCCCGAAGCGGCCGTGGCGATCATCGCGGACGTCGCCGAGGGCCTCGCCGCGGCCCATGCCGCCGGAATCGTCCACCGCGACGTCAAGCCGGAGAACATCCTCCTGGACATGGAGGGCCCCCTCGGCCCGGCCGGAGCCCACCCCGCGCTGCTCACCGACTTCGGCGTCGCGAAGCTGATCGACACACCGCGCCGCACAAAGGCGACCCGGATCATCGGAACCCCGGACTATCTCGCCCCCGAGCTCGTCGAGGGCCTGCCGCCCCGGGCCGCGGTCGACATCTACGCCCTGGCGACCGTCCTTTACGAGCTTCTCGCGGGCTTCACACCCTTCGGCGGCGGCCACCCGGGCGCGGTGCTGCGCCGCCATGTCACCGAGACCGTGGTCCCCCTGCCCGGCGTCCCCGACGAGCTGTGGCAGCTTGTCGTCCAGTGCCTGGCCAAGGCCCCCGCCTCCCGGCTGCGCGCATCCGAGCTGGCCGGCCGTCTGCACGAGCTGCTCCCGCTTCTGGCGGGGATGCCCCCACTGGACGTCGACGAGCCGGACGCCGAGCCCACGCCGGAGTCGTACGAGGACCTGGCCCCCGCCACCTCAGGCGAACCCCGCCGCCGCGGCGCCGTCCCCCTCGTCCCGGGCGCGGCCCCCGCGGACTCCAACCGCGACACCCACACCTCGATGCGCGTCCCGGCCCCGGACGAACTCGCGGGCGGCGCCCGCGGCACGGCCCGCGCACCTCGTACCCCGGGCCAGCGCCGCCCCGGCTCGGCCCGCCACAAGTCCGACGCGGTCCGTAAGCGCCGTATCACCCTGGGCGTCGCGGCACTCGCCGTGGCGGCCGCTGTGGGCGTCGGCGGCTGGCTGGCCACGAGCGACGACGGCGGGGAGGCGCCCCCACAGGACTCGAAGCAGTCGAGCCCGGCGGAACCCTAG
- the prfB gene encoding peptide chain release factor 2, giving the protein MAVVDVSEELKSLSSTMGSIEAVLDLEKMRADIAVLEEQAAAPSLWDDPEAAQKITSKLSHLQAELRKTEALRSRIDDLSVLFELAEAEDDADTLAEAESELLDVRKALDEMEVRTLLSGEYDEREALVNIRAEAGGVDASDFAERLQRMYLRWAERHGYSTEVYETSYAEEAGIKSTTFVVKAPYAYGTLSVEQGTHRLVRISPFDNQGRRQTSFAGVEVLPVVEQSDHVEIDESELRVDVYRASGPGGQGVNTTDSAVRITHIPTGIVVSCQNERSQIQNKASAMNVLQAKLLERRRQEEQALMDSLKGDGGNSWGNQMRSYVLHPYQMVKDLRTEFEVGNPQAVLDGEIDGFLEAGIRWRKQQEK; this is encoded by the coding sequence GTGGCAGTCGTCGATGTATCCGAAGAGCTGAAGTCCCTCTCCTCGACCATGGGGTCGATCGAGGCCGTCCTGGACCTCGAGAAGATGAGGGCAGACATTGCCGTGCTCGAGGAGCAGGCCGCGGCCCCCTCCCTCTGGGACGACCCGGAGGCGGCGCAGAAGATCACCAGCAAGCTCTCGCACCTCCAGGCCGAGCTCCGCAAGACCGAGGCGCTCCGCAGCCGCATAGACGACCTGAGCGTGCTCTTCGAGCTCGCCGAGGCCGAGGACGACGCGGACACCCTTGCCGAGGCGGAGTCCGAGCTGCTGGACGTCCGCAAGGCGCTGGACGAAATGGAAGTCCGCACGCTGCTGTCCGGTGAGTACGACGAACGGGAGGCGCTGGTCAACATCCGCGCCGAGGCCGGTGGCGTCGACGCCTCCGACTTCGCCGAGCGTCTGCAGCGCATGTATCTGCGCTGGGCCGAGCGGCACGGCTACTCCACCGAGGTCTACGAGACGTCGTACGCGGAAGAGGCCGGCATCAAGTCGACCACCTTCGTGGTCAAGGCCCCGTACGCCTACGGCACGCTCTCCGTCGAGCAGGGCACCCACCGCCTGGTGCGTATCTCGCCGTTCGACAACCAGGGCCGCCGCCAGACGTCCTTCGCGGGCGTCGAGGTGCTGCCCGTGGTCGAGCAGAGCGACCATGTCGAGATCGACGAGTCCGAACTGCGCGTCGACGTCTACCGCGCGTCCGGCCCCGGCGGACAGGGCGTCAACACGACCGACTCCGCTGTCCGGATCACGCACATCCCGACGGGCATCGTCGTCTCCTGCCAGAACGAGCGCTCCCAGATCCAGAACAAGGCGAGCGCCATGAACGTCCTTCAGGCGAAGCTGCTGGAGCGCCGCCGCCAGGAGGAGCAGGCGCTGATGGACTCCCTCAAGGGCGATGGCGGCAACTCCTGGGGAAACCAGATGCGTTCGTACGTCCTGCACCCGTACCAGATGGTCAAGGACCTGCGTACGGAGTTCGAAGTGGGCAACCCGCAGGCGGTACTTGACGGCGAGATCGACGGCTTCCTCGAAGCCGGAATTCGCTGGCGCAAGCAGCAGGAGAAGTAA